The following DNA comes from Mycobacterium sp. MS1601.
TCCCTGGGCATACCGGTGTAGCCAGTCAGATCCACCGCCGACCGCGCCGTGGCGGATGCCCAGTCGGTAGACCGGCGGCCGATGGCCGTCGTCGAGCAGCGAGTACGCGTTGACCACGTCACCGGCTCGCACGGCGAGGTGCGAACCAGGGATGTAGGAGGGCAGTGGCCGACCGTCGACAGCGCCGAGCACGAACTCGTCCACGCCCGCTCCTACCGAACGTCGTGAGAGCACCTGTAGTTCAAGGTCATTCATGAGCATCAGCGAGGTAGCGGCCGGACGTCCGGGACCAATGGCGGTGCAGGTGCAGCAGTCGGCCGCAGCCGGAACAGGATCCTCGGTGCTCTTGTGCCGGCAGGAGTGTTGTCGCCCCGCAGGACGGGCAGTACCACCGGTGGGACTCGGTGCGCTCGACGAAGACCACGATCTCCTCGGACAGCAGACCCGCGGCTGTGGCTCTGGCTTTCGCGTGGGCAACGCGGCTGGCCTCACCGCAGATGGCCAATCGCCAGCCCACCAGCCTGTCGGTGAACAGTTCGGCTCCCACGGTGTCGTCCAGAACCTCGGCGGGAGTCTGGCTGTGCCACAGCGGGATTGCGCAGCCGGCCGCCCCCGAGCATCCGGCCCTGAGTAAGGTCCAGGCCGCCGCGCGAGGCAGGGGCGGTACGTCAGTCGGCCAGTCCGGCAGGGTCAGCCGTGCCGGGTAGGCGGTGTCGTCGTAGGCCATCATTCACCGAGCGTCGCGCAGATCTTGCGGAGCAGGTCGGCGAGCGTCTCGCGTTCGTCGGGGTCCAGACCGGCGATCATGTCCTCGTCGTCAGCGATTCGTCGCGGCATCTCGTCGTCGACCACGGCCCTGCCCGCGTCGGTGAGGGCCAGGAGCACCACCCGCCCGTCCCGCTCAGATTTCTGCCGCACCAGCAGGCCACGGCGGAGCAGGCTGTCGGCGATCTTGGTGATGGAGGCCCCGCTGAGCATGGTGGTGGACACCACTTCGCTGGCCCGCAACGGCCGGTTGGCGCGGGCCAGCGCACTCAGCACGCTGAACTCGGACCGGTTGATGCCGTGGCGTTCGAGATGAAGATCCAGGCGCTGGTTGCTGATCGAGGCGATGCGGTGCACCCGTCCGAGGACCTCGATGGGCGCGGTGTCGAGGTCTGGGCAGGCTTGCTCCCACTCGCGCCGAATGCGGTCGACGACATCCGCACGCGCAGCCGCATCAGGGGATCGAGGCACGGCGACATGATATCGGGTAGATAGTTTACTAGTAAAACAGTGGTAAAGTTTCGGCCGTGTCTGTCTCCCGCCAACTCGATCGCGGCGCCGCCGCACTTCGCCATGCCGCGCATCCCCGTTCCTGGCGTGGCGCCTTCCGAGCCGATGTGCGCAGGGCCGCCCTTGCCGGTCCGCTCCGGGTGGGACTCGCGGTTGCCGTGGTGTTTGTCGTCGGCGGTCTGACACCCGTGCAGGACGTGGCGGGATTCGCGGCACTGGGGGCGCTGGTGTGCGCGTTTTGCAGACCCGACCCCTATCCCGTCAGGTTCGGACGGCTGCTGGTTCTCGCCGCGGGCATCACGGTGTCCGTGGGCATCGGCGCCACGCTCGGAGCCGGCGATCTCCCGATCGGCGTCGACATCATGGTGATCTCGGTGCTCGCCGGCGCGGCCGCGTATCTGATGTGGGCGCTGCACATCGTCGGGCCCGGTGCGGTGGTGTTCGTGTTCGCCGCCGTCGGCGCGGAGGGTGCGGCTCACAATGCCGCCGACGTCGCCCGACTGCTGTTGGTGACGGTCGGCGGGGCCGTGATCGGCGTGACGGCGGCGATGGCACCGTGGTGGTTCTCACGGCGTACCCGCGCGAAACACACTGCTGTGCAGCGTGAATCACTGCGTACAACGCTGGCTCGCGCTCCCCATGCCGCGCTGGCGGGGCGAGGTGCCCGAATTGTGGTCGCCGGCGCGTTGGGCGCCGCGGTCGCGGCGGCATCGGGTTTCTCCCATCCCATGTGGGCCACCATGGGGGCGGTGGCCACCATGCAGGGAGTCGGTTACCACATCACGGTGCAGCGCGGTGTGCAACGTCTGCTCGGCAATGTCGGAGGGGCTCTGCTGGCCGCCGGCCTGCTCGCGTTGCCGCTGGGTTACTGGGGCGCGGTCACGGCGATCATCGTCTTCCAGATAGCGGCCGAGGTGGCCGCAGGGGTCAACTACGCTCTCACGTCACTGGCGGTCACGCCGATGGCGTTGCTGCTCACCGGCCTTGGCGTCGGGCTCGCTCCGGCGGTTGCGCTGGATCGCATCGCCGACACCGCCATCGGAATCGTGGTGGGTATCGCCGTCGCGGCGGTCACCATCACCGCCGCCGAGCATCGGAGCCTGACCGCCTGAGGGGTCTGGTTGCCGAAAGCCATGGGCCAGAAGGGCAACCGGCGCACCATCACTGCGTGTCCACCAACGTCGACAGGATGCGACGCAGCTCGGCTTGGTCTGCTTTGTCCAGTCGCGACATCATCGACGCGAACTCCTGCGCCAGCGCGTCGAGCGCGTCGGTGCGTACCTGCTTGCCTTTGTCCGTGGTGGTGAGGCGGTGGCGGCGCAGGTCGGTCTCGTCGATCTCACGGCGCACCAGGCCCGCGTCGACGAGGTTGCGCAGATAGATCGTGATGCTGGCCTTGGGGAGCATCAGTTTCTCGGCGAGCGCGGCCGGATAACGGCACGCGTCGACCTCATCGAGGACGAAGAACTCCTTGATCTCCAGTCCCAGTTCCTCGAGCTGGGGGCAGCGGCATTCATCACGCGGGTCAGCAGCCGTTGGTTCAGCTTCCATAGCTGGGCACCGTCCTCGCTCGACATCACCCTCCTCATCCGATGGTACAGTTTTGAACTAGTTCAGTTTCGAACAAAGTTTGGGGGCGCTCTTGCCACAGCATCTCACCATCCCGCGCGGCCCCATCGATCTCGCTGCCGACCTGTACCTCCCGCCCGACTTCACCGTCGAATCCGCGCACGCCGCCGTCGTCTTGTCGACACCGGGCAGCAGCGTCAAGGAGCAGATCGGCGCCAACTATGCGTCCCGACTGGCTGACCGCGGTATCGCTGCACTCACCTTCGACCCCGCCCACCAGGGACAAAGCGGGGGAGAGCCCCGCGATCTGGAGGATCCGTATCGCCGTGGCGAGGACATCTCGTATGCGATCGACGCTCTTAGCACCATCGACGGCATCGACCCTCTGAGGATCGGCGCACTGGGCATCTGCGCGGGCGGCGGCTATGCCGTCCACACCGCCCGCACCGATCATCGGATCAAGGCCCTGGCCACCGTCGTCGCCGGAAACATGGGGGAGTCATGGCGCAGCCCGGCGTTCTCACCGGACGGACCCGTAGCTGCCCTCGATGCTCTGGCCGAGGCGCGGCTGACACGTCCACTCGATCGGGTCAACTGGCTACCCGACACACTCGAGGATGCCGCCGCGGCGGGCATCACCGATCTCGACTCGACACAGGCGATCACCTACTACCGGACGCCGCGCGGCGCCAATGCACACTCGACCAACCGTCGGCTGCTGCGTGGCGACGCACTGTTGCTCGGCTATGACGCGTTCCACCTGGTCGACCAGCTGCTCACCCAGCCGCTGCAGGTGATCGTTGCCGGGAGACGAGGGAACACCGGACAGTACGAGGCGGGTATGAAACTGTGGGAGATGGCGCCCAATCCGATCGATCTGCTGGTGGTCGAAGGCGCCGGCCACTACGAGATGTACGACGTGCCACAGTTTGTGGAGCAGGCGATCGATCGGCTGGTGGCGTTCTTCGGCGAGTACCTGTAGGGGCCGATCAAGTGGGATCAGGCACCGCTGAGGCAGTTTCCGACTCGTCGTCCAGGGCGTCAGCCGAGGGAGCATTCTCGCCGGCCTGTTCGCTGACCTGCTCGCCGTAGTAGCGCAGGATCACCGCACCGGCGGCGGCCACGGGCACCGCCAGGAACGCACCTATGACGCCGAACGTCGACGCACCGAGCGTCACCGCAAGCAGGACGATCACGGCGTGCAGTTTCATCGTCTTCGACTGCAGCCACGGCTGCAGCACGTTGCCCTCGAGTTGCTGTACGGCGACAATCAGCGCCAGCACCAGCAGCGCGTTGGCCGGGCCGTTGGAGACCAGAGCGATCAACACCGCGAAGGCGCCTGCCACGAAGGCACCGACGATCGGCACGAATCCACCGATGAACGTGATGATGGCCAGCGCATAAGCCAGCGGCACTCCCAACACCAGCAACCCGATACCGATCAGCACCGCGTCGACCAGACTGACCAGCGCCTGGGTCCGGATGAAACCTCCGAGCGTCGACCACACGCGAGAAAGGACTTCGGCGACGTGGGATGCGGCGGGGAAGCCGACGGTCTGTTTGAGCCAGGGCAGGAAGCGCGGGCCGTCCTTGAGGAAGAAGAACGTGACCACCACGGCAGTGAACACGGTGACCAGCGCTGAGGTGGCGGCGCCCACGCCGGTGAACACCCCGGAGGCGATCTGCGCACTGCTGGAGTTCAGTCGATCGGTGATTGCCGATACCGCTGAATTGAGCTGCGCCTCGCTGATGTTCAACGGTGGGCCGCCGAGCCACTCTTGAACCTGAACCACACCTGCGGTTGCCTGTTCGGCCAGTTCGGTGGACTGCTCGACGATGGCCGGAGCCACCGCCGCGACCACGCCTGCGATCACGCCCACAGCGAGCAGTAGAACCGCTGCCACTGCTGCAGCGGGCGGCAACCCCTTGTCGCGCATCCAACGCACCGGAGGCCACAACACAGTGCACACGACCAACGCCAGCACCACTGGCAGCACGATCACCCAGGTCTGGCCGATCACCCAGGCCAACACCCACAACGCGGCCGCCACCGCGAGGAATTGCAGTGCCACCACCGCGGTCGATCGAAGATGGCCGCCGTACACAGCTCCGCGCCCTGGAACCGCACCCCTGTTGTCTGTCACCCTTCCTCTCTACCCGCAGCGCGCCAGATTGCTCTGATTCTCGAGAATGACCTTGCCGACAGTGCCCTTGGATTCCAGCAACCTGTGGGCACGGGCAGCCTGCGCCATCGGGATCACCGTGTCCACGACCACGCGTACGGCCTTTGTTTCGAACAGGGGCAGGACGTCACGGGTGACCCCGGCGATGATCGCGGCCTTCTGAACGATCGGCCGGGCCCGCAGCATTGTGGCACTCACGCTGGCGCGTTTGGACATCAACAGTCCGATGTCCAACGGGGTGGCAGAGGTGGAACCGCCGATGATCACCAGGTGTCCGTCGGGCGCCAGGCACGCCACGTTGCGTCCCAGATAGTCCGCCCCCACCACATCCAGAATCGCGTCGACGCCACGCCCTCCGGTGGCAGCCAGTGTCTCGGCGACGAAGTCGTGGGTGCGGTAGTTGATCGCGGTATCGGCTCCCAGGTCACGGCCGGCCTGCACTTTGGCGTCACTGCCCGCGGTGGTGATGACGCGGGCTCCGATGGCAGTGGCCCACTGGATGGCGAAGGTGCCGATGCCGCCGCCCGCGCCGTGGATGAGTACGGTGTGGCCTCTGGTGAGTCCAGCGACCATGGCGAGGTTGGAGTAGACGGTGGCTGCCACCTCGGGAACCGCGGCGGCTTCGATGAGGCTGAGGCCCTGGGGAACCCGCATCACCTGGGTGGCTGGCACGGCCACCTCGTCGGCATAACCGCCACCGTCGAGTAATGCACATACGTGGTCGCCGGGTGACCACGCTGTCACCTGAGCACCGACGGAGGTGATCACGCCTGCGCATTCCAGCCCCAATGGGCGTGGTGCCGATGGCGGCACGGGGTAGTGGCCGCGCCGCTGCATCAGGTCGGCATTGTTCACCCCGGCAGCCGCTACGGAAATCACCACTTCGTGGGGTTCGGGTGCCAGCGCCTGCACCGGTGTCCAGCGCAGGACCCCGGGTGGACCGGGCTCCTCGAAGAGAATCGCCGAGGTCACTGCCGGGCTGCCCAGTTGGCGATGGACTGTGCGTAGCGTGGCGTCTCGACCTCGCAGTGGCGACTCGACGCCTCCTGACGGGCCTTGGCCGCTTCCTCGAACGACTGTCCCTGCGCAGCAACGAATGTCAGGAAATCCTCGGTGGGGTGGGAGGTCACTGTGTTGGTGTAGCGGCACCGGCCATCGTCGAGGTGTTCCATCCGCAGCTCCCAGATCACCTGTGTCGTGGTCCATCCCGCTGGGGTCAGGACGTCGGACAGCGACACCATCTTGCAGTAGTGCGCTTCGGCCACCTCGAATCGGTACTGCTGGACCACCAGTCCGGTGCCGATCATCTCGATGTTGATCGACATGGGCGTGCCGTCGTCGTCGACGGTGTAGCCGGCGGCCTTGTGGTCACCCGGTGCGCAGCGTTGATACTCGTGTGTGGGAAGGGTTTTCAGCCACTGGGCGATGTCGACTCTTGCGAAAGGCGCCTCCACGTCAGCGGTGATGACAGCGTGTGAGAGGACCAGATCGTCGCGAACGGCGGTACTCATTTCGCCTCCTGTTGTAGATCTCTCCTGACTTCTCAAGCATCGACGTGACAGGCCACGGCGGACAATGCCGGTGACGTGAACCCTCGGGTGGTGCCAGCACCCAGATCAGCGGCGGCGAGCCAGAAGGTGCACGCCGGGGAAGCGATGGACGGTGTCCGGACGGTTGACGATGCGCCACCTTTCGTCGAACCCCGCCTCGGTCAACACCCGGCTCAGTTCGTCAGGGTGCCAGCGCCAGGCTGGGGCCACCGCGTGGTCGAACGGCCTGGCCGGGCCGGGAGTGTCTGTTGACTGCATTGCGATCAATACCGGCGTGGTGGGGCCAACCAGGTGGGCCCAGCGAAGGAAAATCTCGGCCAGCTCGTCTGGCGGGATGTGGATCAGGCTGAATCGGGCCAGGATCGCAGCGATCGGTCGGGGCGCCCCGACCAGCCTGGCGTCTGTCTCGAGGAAGATCAGATCAGGGTATGTGTCGCGGGCTATGGCCAGCATCGCGGGGCTGGGCTCACATCCAACGACGTGAAGTCCGTGTCGCGCCAGATCGGCGGTGACGTGTCCGAGGCCGCAGCCCACGTCGAGGACGACGCCCTCCAGCTCGATCGTTTCGACGAACGCGGCGACGGCGTGCTGTTCGACAGAGGTCTGATACGCCGAGGGGAACATCGCGGCATACCGCTGGGCAAGCACCTCGTATCCGGGTTGCATCACGTTGCTCACTATCGCCGATGACCAGCCTCGTTGCTGAGGCGGTGGAGTTTCGGCAGGGTGGAGGCATGAGCAACGACGCCAAGGTCAACACCAAGGTCACTGTCGAACGAATCATTCCCGCACCCGTCGACGCGGTTTTCGACGTCCTGTCCAACCCACAGCGACACCAGACGCTGGACGGATCGGGCTTCATCCGCAGCGTGGAACACGCCGATCGGATCCAGAAGGTGGGCGAGGTGTTCACCATGAACATGCAGGGGCCCCACATGGGTGGCGAGTACAAGACCGACAACCACGTGTCCGGTTACGCGAAGGACAAACTGCTGGCCTGGAAGACCGCTCCCGCCGGCACCGAGCCTCCCGGCTGGGAGTGGTTGTGGGAGTTGGAATCTCAGGGACCGAATGAAACACTTGTGCGCCACACCTACGACTGGTCGAAGGTCACCGACAAGAAGCTGCTCGAGAAAGTGAAGTTCCCGCTGGTCACCGAGGAGCAGCTGGAAGACACCCTCGCGCGGCTGGCGGCCGAGACCGCTTCCTGACGTCAAGAATCTCCCAAGGATTCGAGGAGGCCTCCGCGGAAGGGTCGTACCCGCAACTACCCGTCCCGACCGAGGAGAGTCCGTGAAGAAGTGCCTGCTGGCCACCGCGCTGGTCGTCACCGCGTTGATCGTTGCGCCCGTGGCCGCCGCTGACAACTACGCCACCCAGTCGGGGCGGGTGTTGTGCACCGTCACCCCGGATTCGACCATCGCCGAACTGGGCCACGACGTAGTGGTGTGCCAGGGCGCGTTCACGCAACCCGGCGCCAAGTTCCAAGCCATCACGACAGGGGACGGACGTGTGCAGTGGCAGGATGCCAACCTCGCCGTCGACAACCCGACTACCGTGATGAACTACGGCACCACACTTCATAGCGGAAACTGGACCATCTATCCAGATCGGACCGGCACCCTGTTCACCGACGATCGCACGGGCCACGGCATGTTCGTCAGCATCGACGACGTCCACGCGTTCTGATCTGCTCATCCGCGGCGGCGTTCTCCGACAGTGTGGACCGAGCCTGGGTCGATTCGTCGGCCAGGGCTCAGCTGACGCGCTCGCCGGAGGCGGTGTCGAAGACGTGGATGTCCTGCGCCGCCGCGGTGACGTGGATGATGTCACCCATCCGGGCATGGTCACGGCCGCTGACCCGGACTATCACGTCGTGCCCGCCGGCGACCGCGGTGCCGTACACGAAGGCATCGGAGCCCAGTTCCTCGACCACCGAGACCTGCACCGGCATGCCGTCGCCGGGACCGACACGGCGCCACGACTCGGGGCGCACGCCGATGGTCACCGGACCGCGGGCCTGGTCGACCACGCCCGGACCGACTGCCAGACAGTGCTCGCCGACGGTCACGCTTCGGTCTGCCAGATGAGCCTCGAAGAGATTCATCGCCGGTGAGCCGATGAAGCCCGCGACGAACACATTGGCAGGTCGGTCGTAGAGGTCCATCGGGGTACCGACCTGCTGCAGCGCGCCGTCGCGCATGACAGCCACCCGATCGCCCATCGTCATCGCTTCAACTTGGTCATGGGTGACATACACGGTGGTCACGCCGAGTTCGCGCTGCAGCTTGGCGATGTCGGTGCGAGTGCGTACCCGCATCTTGGCGTCGAGATTGGACAGTGGTTCGTCCATGCAGAACACCTGTGGGTTGCGCACGATCGCCCGGCCCATCGCGACCCGCTGCCGCTGACCGCCGGACAGCGCTTTGGGTTTGCGCGCCAAGTACTCGGTGAGTCCCAGAGTCTCGGCGGCAACCCGTACCCTGCGCTGCCGCTCCGCTTTCGGCATCCGGGCGTTCTTGAGGCAGAACTCCATGTTCTGGGCCACCGTCATGTGGGGGTACAGGGCGTAGTTCTGGAACACCATTGCGATGTCGCGGTCCTTGGCGGCCGCGTCGGTGATCTCCTGGTCGCCGATGAAGATGCGGCCCGCGGTCACCTCTTCCAGTCCGGCCAGCATCCGCAGTGTGGTGGATTTACCGCACCCGGACGGACCGACCAGCACCATGAATTCGCCGTCGGCGATGGTCAGGTCGATGCCGGCCACCGCCGGTCGGTCGGCCTTGGGGTAGTGGCGCTGTGCATTCTCGAAACGGACTGCGGCCATGGGTATCTTCCTTTACTAGTGGGTCAGCGGCTGGAGATGCCGCCGACCATCCCGCTGATGAAGCGCTTCTGCAGCGCGAAGTACAAGACGGCGATCGGTAGAGCGACCATGACGCCGGCGGCGGACAGCAATGAATATTCGGTGAGATGCTGACCCTGGAAAAATGCCAGGCCCAAGGGGGCGGTCCGGCGATCCTCGGAGACGATCATCACCAGCGGTAGCAGGAATTCGTTCCACGTCCACATCGTGATCAACACGGCCATGGTCATGATCGGTGCGATACTCGCCGGAACCATCACCCGCCACAGCACTTTCAGGTCGCGAGCGCCGTCGAGCCGCGCCGCCTCGATGATCTCGCCGGGGAACGTGCGGAACTGGTTGCGCATCCAGAAGGTCGCGAACGCCAACGACTGTGCCGTTTGCGGCAAGATCAGGGCCAGGTAGGAGTCGGTCAGCCCGGCCGTGCGCATGTTGAAGTACAGCGGGATGATGAATGCCTCAGCCGGCAGTGTCAGCCCGATCAGCAGTACGTAGAACAGAATGGACGAGCCGGCGAATTGCATTCGTGCGAAGGCAAATCCGGCAAAGATGGCCAACACGACGGTCAGCGCGACGACGGCGGATGCCACCAGCACGCTGGAGGTCAGGTAGGTGGCGAAGTTGCCGCGGGTCCACGCTTGCGCGTAGTTGTCGAACGCGAAGTGCGACGGGATGGCGAACCCGCCGGTGTTCTCCTTGGCCGGTGTCAACGAGGAGAGCAACACTCCGATCAGTGGCACCACCGCGAATGCTGCGAACATGCCGAGGATGATCTGGTTGATGATGCGTTCGCGCCGGGACAGTGTCACGAGATGTCCTTGGGTTCGATGCGGTTGATCAGCACGGTGACCGCGATGATGACCAGTGTCAGCACGACGGCCACCGCAGCGGCCAGTCCGACCTGGCCGGTGTTGAAGGCCCGGTTGTAGGCCTCGAACGCGGGTACGGTGGTGGCGTTGCCAGGGCCGCCGCGGGTGGTGATGTAGACCAGGTCGAAGGTCTTGAGCGCCGAGACGACAGTCAAGGTCAACGCCACGGCGATCTGGCCGCGCAGTGCCGGCAGCGTGATCGCGAAGAACTCCCTGCCGCGGCCGGCGCCGTCGAGGCGGGCTGCCTCGAACAGCTCCGGGGCGATGTTGCCGATACCGGACAGGAACAGCACCAGACACAGTCCGACGTTCACCCAGGTGCCGACCAGCCCGATGGCCATCAGCGCAGTGCTGTGGTCGCCCAGCCAGACCCGCGACAGCGACTCCAGGCCAACCGCCCGCAGTGTCTGGTTGAGCAACCCGTTCTGCGAGTAGATGGACACCCAGATGGTGGCCACCACCACCGAGGCGATCACCTGCGGCAGGAACAGCACCGTCCGGAAGAACGACATCGACGCCATCGCGTGCGACCGCGAGATCAGGGCGGTCAGGAACAGTGCGAGCACAACGGGCGCGGCCGCGTAGAACAGCATCAACACCCCGGCGTGCAGAAACGAGTCCCGCAGTTGTTCGTCGCCGAAGATGCTGAGGTAGTTGGCAATTCCCGCAGACGTCGACGCACCCAGTCCGTCCCAGTTGAAGAACGAGTACTGGACGGTCTGCACCATCGGCACCCCGAGG
Coding sequences within:
- a CDS encoding dimethylamine monooxygenase subunit DmmA family protein, with product MMAYDDTAYPARLTLPDWPTDVPPLPRAAAWTLLRAGCSGAAGCAIPLWHSQTPAEVLDDTVGAELFTDRLVGWRLAICGEASRVAHAKARATAAGLLSEEIVVFVERTESHRWYCPSCGATTLLPAQEHRGSCSGCGRLLHLHRHWSRTSGRYLADAHE
- a CDS encoding MarR family winged helix-turn-helix transcriptional regulator, whose product is MPRSPDAAARADVVDRIRREWEQACPDLDTAPIEVLGRVHRIASISNQRLDLHLERHGINRSEFSVLSALARANRPLRASEVVSTTMLSGASITKIADSLLRRGLLVRQKSERDGRVVLLALTDAGRAVVDDEMPRRIADDEDMIAGLDPDERETLADLLRKICATLGE
- a CDS encoding FUSC family protein, whose amino-acid sequence is MSVSRQLDRGAAALRHAAHPRSWRGAFRADVRRAALAGPLRVGLAVAVVFVVGGLTPVQDVAGFAALGALVCAFCRPDPYPVRFGRLLVLAAGITVSVGIGATLGAGDLPIGVDIMVISVLAGAAAYLMWALHIVGPGAVVFVFAAVGAEGAAHNAADVARLLLVTVGGAVIGVTAAMAPWWFSRRTRAKHTAVQRESLRTTLARAPHAALAGRGARIVVAGALGAAVAAASGFSHPMWATMGAVATMQGVGYHITVQRGVQRLLGNVGGALLAAGLLALPLGYWGAVTAIIVFQIAAEVAAGVNYALTSLAVTPMALLLTGLGVGLAPAVALDRIADTAIGIVVGIAVAAVTITAAEHRSLTA
- a CDS encoding MarR family winged helix-turn-helix transcriptional regulator — protein: MEAEPTAADPRDECRCPQLEELGLEIKEFFVLDEVDACRYPAALAEKLMLPKASITIYLRNLVDAGLVRREIDETDLRRHRLTTTDKGKQVRTDALDALAQEFASMMSRLDKADQAELRRILSTLVDTQ
- a CDS encoding alpha/beta hydrolase; this translates as MPQHLTIPRGPIDLAADLYLPPDFTVESAHAAVVLSTPGSSVKEQIGANYASRLADRGIAALTFDPAHQGQSGGEPRDLEDPYRRGEDISYAIDALSTIDGIDPLRIGALGICAGGGYAVHTARTDHRIKALATVVAGNMGESWRSPAFSPDGPVAALDALAEARLTRPLDRVNWLPDTLEDAAAAGITDLDSTQAITYYRTPRGANAHSTNRRLLRGDALLLGYDAFHLVDQLLTQPLQVIVAGRRGNTGQYEAGMKLWEMAPNPIDLLVVEGAGHYEMYDVPQFVEQAIDRLVAFFGEYL
- a CDS encoding AI-2E family transporter, with the protein product MTDNRGAVPGRGAVYGGHLRSTAVVALQFLAVAAALWVLAWVIGQTWVIVLPVVLALVVCTVLWPPVRWMRDKGLPPAAAVAAVLLLAVGVIAGVVAAVAPAIVEQSTELAEQATAGVVQVQEWLGGPPLNISEAQLNSAVSAITDRLNSSSAQIASGVFTGVGAATSALVTVFTAVVVTFFFLKDGPRFLPWLKQTVGFPAASHVAEVLSRVWSTLGGFIRTQALVSLVDAVLIGIGLLVLGVPLAYALAIITFIGGFVPIVGAFVAGAFAVLIALVSNGPANALLVLALIVAVQQLEGNVLQPWLQSKTMKLHAVIVLLAVTLGASTFGVIGAFLAVPVAAAGAVILRYYGEQVSEQAGENAPSADALDDESETASAVPDPT
- a CDS encoding NAD(P)H-quinone oxidoreductase, coding for MTSAILFEEPGPPGVLRWTPVQALAPEPHEVVISVAAAGVNNADLMQRRGHYPVPPSAPRPLGLECAGVITSVGAQVTAWSPGDHVCALLDGGGYADEVAVPATQVMRVPQGLSLIEAAAVPEVAATVYSNLAMVAGLTRGHTVLIHGAGGGIGTFAIQWATAIGARVITTAGSDAKVQAGRDLGADTAINYRTHDFVAETLAATGGRGVDAILDVVGADYLGRNVACLAPDGHLVIIGGSTSATPLDIGLLMSKRASVSATMLRARPIVQKAAIIAGVTRDVLPLFETKAVRVVVDTVIPMAQAARAHRLLESKGTVGKVILENQSNLARCG
- a CDS encoding class I SAM-dependent methyltransferase, with protein sequence MQPGYEVLAQRYAAMFPSAYQTSVEQHAVAAFVETIELEGVVLDVGCGLGHVTADLARHGLHVVGCEPSPAMLAIARDTYPDLIFLETDARLVGAPRPIAAILARFSLIHIPPDELAEIFLRWAHLVGPTTPVLIAMQSTDTPGPARPFDHAVAPAWRWHPDELSRVLTEAGFDERWRIVNRPDTVHRFPGVHLLARRR
- a CDS encoding SRPBCC family protein; amino-acid sequence: MSNDAKVNTKVTVERIIPAPVDAVFDVLSNPQRHQTLDGSGFIRSVEHADRIQKVGEVFTMNMQGPHMGGEYKTDNHVSGYAKDKLLAWKTAPAGTEPPGWEWLWELESQGPNETLVRHTYDWSKVTDKKLLEKVKFPLVTEEQLEDTLARLAAETAS
- a CDS encoding ABC transporter ATP-binding protein, producing MAAVRFENAQRHYPKADRPAVAGIDLTIADGEFMVLVGPSGCGKSTTLRMLAGLEEVTAGRIFIGDQEITDAAAKDRDIAMVFQNYALYPHMTVAQNMEFCLKNARMPKAERQRRVRVAAETLGLTEYLARKPKALSGGQRQRVAMGRAIVRNPQVFCMDEPLSNLDAKMRVRTRTDIAKLQRELGVTTVYVTHDQVEAMTMGDRVAVMRDGALQQVGTPMDLYDRPANVFVAGFIGSPAMNLFEAHLADRSVTVGEHCLAVGPGVVDQARGPVTIGVRPESWRRVGPGDGMPVQVSVVEELGSDAFVYGTAVAGGHDVIVRVSGRDHARMGDIIHVTAAAQDIHVFDTASGERVS
- a CDS encoding carbohydrate ABC transporter permease is translated as MTLSRRERIINQIILGMFAAFAVVPLIGVLLSSLTPAKENTGGFAIPSHFAFDNYAQAWTRGNFATYLTSSVLVASAVVALTVVLAIFAGFAFARMQFAGSSILFYVLLIGLTLPAEAFIIPLYFNMRTAGLTDSYLALILPQTAQSLAFATFWMRNQFRTFPGEIIEAARLDGARDLKVLWRVMVPASIAPIMTMAVLITMWTWNEFLLPLVMIVSEDRRTAPLGLAFFQGQHLTEYSLLSAAGVMVALPIAVLYFALQKRFISGMVGGISSR
- a CDS encoding carbohydrate ABC transporter permease, whose product is MTSVLSRVVVRAADSGPVPGTTPRRRRRRLVPYLYVAPALLVSVLFLGVPMVQTVQYSFFNWDGLGASTSAGIANYLSIFGDEQLRDSFLHAGVLMLFYAAAPVVLALFLTALISRSHAMASMSFFRTVLFLPQVIASVVVATIWVSIYSQNGLLNQTLRAVGLESLSRVWLGDHSTALMAIGLVGTWVNVGLCLVLFLSGIGNIAPELFEAARLDGAGRGREFFAITLPALRGQIAVALTLTVVSALKTFDLVYITTRGGPGNATTVPAFEAYNRAFNTGQVGLAAAVAVVLTLVIIAVTVLINRIEPKDIS